Proteins co-encoded in one Aggregicoccus sp. 17bor-14 genomic window:
- a CDS encoding spore photoproduct lyase family protein translates to MPQQGTLDFGAPPAPATQHGGALEHLLRVQRLYLEPAVREYARGQEVLARFPDAERIEVASHWNIPGLHGNEGSAESWNRIKGSTLVLGVKKGLRFEPNGRSCDFIPPSAANGCVMACAYCYVPRNKGYANPVTLFVNIEQLLGAVRRHAERLGPKAEANSVDPRYWAYDIGCNSDCSADAALSDNVRDFVRLFTRVPNAMGTFATKLVNRELLSYDPQGKTRIRFSLMPAAKAKLLDVRTSPVSERIAAVDDFVAAGYEVHLNFSPVVLYEGWQQEYAELFQEVDARLGPAAKRQLAAEVILLTHNDALHEVNLRWHPRAEQLLWTPESQEAKPSSGRGVNVRYRTGFKGRAVAEFTALLEKHLPYCRVRYAF, encoded by the coding sequence ATGCCCCAGCAAGGCACCCTCGACTTCGGCGCACCGCCCGCCCCCGCGACCCAGCACGGGGGCGCCCTCGAGCACCTGCTGCGCGTGCAGCGCCTCTACCTGGAGCCCGCGGTGCGCGAGTACGCGCGGGGCCAGGAGGTGCTCGCGCGCTTTCCGGACGCCGAGCGCATCGAGGTGGCGAGCCACTGGAACATCCCCGGCCTGCACGGCAACGAGGGCAGCGCCGAGAGCTGGAACCGCATCAAGGGCAGCACCCTGGTGCTGGGCGTGAAGAAGGGCCTGCGCTTCGAGCCCAACGGGCGCTCCTGCGACTTCATCCCCCCGTCCGCCGCCAACGGCTGCGTCATGGCCTGCGCCTACTGCTACGTGCCGCGCAACAAGGGCTACGCGAACCCCGTCACCCTCTTCGTGAACATCGAGCAGTTGCTCGGTGCGGTGCGCCGCCACGCCGAGCGCCTCGGCCCCAAGGCGGAGGCCAACAGCGTGGACCCGCGCTACTGGGCCTACGACATCGGCTGCAACAGCGACTGCTCGGCGGACGCGGCGCTGAGCGACAACGTGCGCGACTTCGTGCGCCTCTTCACCCGCGTGCCCAACGCCATGGGCACCTTCGCGACGAAGCTCGTCAACCGCGAGCTGCTCTCCTACGACCCGCAGGGCAAGACGCGCATCCGCTTCAGCCTCATGCCTGCCGCCAAGGCGAAGCTGCTCGACGTGCGCACCAGCCCTGTCTCCGAGCGCATCGCGGCCGTGGATGACTTCGTGGCTGCCGGGTACGAGGTGCACCTCAACTTCAGCCCCGTCGTCCTCTACGAGGGCTGGCAGCAGGAGTACGCCGAGCTGTTCCAGGAGGTGGACGCGCGGCTCGGCCCCGCGGCGAAGCGCCAGCTCGCCGCCGAGGTCATCCTCCTCACGCACAACGATGCGCTGCACGAGGTGAACCTGCGCTGGCACCCGCGGGCGGAGCAGCTCCTGTGGACCCCGGAGAGCCAGGAGGCGAAGCCCAGCAGCGGGCGCGGCGTGAACGTGCGCTACCGCACCGGGTTCAAGGGGCGCGCGGTGGCGGAGTTCACGGCGTTGCTCGAGAAGCACCTGCCGTACTGCCGGGTGCGGTACGCGTTCTAG
- a CDS encoding glutathione-independent formaldehyde dehydrogenase, translated as MKAVVWKGKGKVAVDEVEDARIEQPTDVLIRISSTGICGSDLHMYEGRTAAESGLVMGHENMGVVEAVGKGVQQIRVGDRVVLPFNIACGTCFNCNRGFTSACLVLNPESAGAGYGYVGLGPYRGGQAELLRVPYGDVNCVKLPGNPGDDLEDDFLLLSDVFPTGYHATELAGVEPGSTVAVFGAGPVGLAAAHSAMLRGAAEVFVVDHHPDRLHVAQRYGAIPIDFTKGNPVEQIRDLRLKNPLIRGAMRPGEEKMAGVMCGIDAVGYQALDEKKPDKEKPVQVLEWLAEIVNPTGRVGSVGVYLPEDPGGVNAAAKKGVFTLPFASLWEKGIQVGMGQTPVKRYVLMLRDLIIAGRAKPSLIVSHRLALKDAPHAYEKFDQRAPGFTKIILKPRAEEATGALA; from the coding sequence ATGAAGGCCGTCGTCTGGAAGGGCAAGGGCAAGGTGGCCGTGGACGAGGTGGAGGACGCGCGCATCGAGCAGCCCACGGACGTGCTCATCCGCATCTCCTCCACCGGCATCTGCGGCAGCGACCTGCACATGTACGAGGGGCGCACCGCGGCCGAGTCCGGGCTCGTGATGGGACACGAGAACATGGGCGTGGTGGAGGCGGTGGGGAAGGGCGTGCAGCAGATCCGCGTGGGCGACCGCGTGGTGCTGCCCTTCAACATCGCGTGCGGCACCTGCTTCAACTGCAACCGCGGCTTCACCAGCGCCTGCCTCGTGCTCAACCCCGAGTCCGCGGGCGCGGGCTACGGCTACGTGGGGCTGGGGCCCTACCGCGGCGGCCAGGCGGAGCTCTTGCGCGTGCCCTACGGCGACGTGAACTGCGTGAAGCTGCCGGGCAACCCCGGCGACGACCTCGAGGACGACTTCCTCCTGCTCTCGGACGTGTTCCCCACGGGCTACCACGCGACCGAGCTCGCGGGCGTGGAGCCCGGCAGCACGGTGGCGGTGTTCGGCGCGGGGCCGGTGGGGCTCGCCGCCGCGCACAGCGCCATGCTGCGCGGCGCCGCCGAGGTCTTCGTGGTGGACCACCACCCGGACCGCCTCCACGTGGCGCAGCGCTACGGCGCCATCCCCATCGACTTCACCAAGGGCAACCCCGTGGAGCAGATCCGCGACCTGCGCCTGAAGAACCCGCTCATCCGCGGCGCCATGCGCCCCGGCGAGGAGAAGATGGCCGGCGTGATGTGCGGCATCGACGCGGTGGGCTACCAGGCGCTCGACGAGAAGAAGCCCGACAAGGAGAAGCCGGTGCAGGTGCTCGAGTGGCTCGCCGAGATCGTGAACCCCACGGGCCGCGTGGGCAGCGTGGGCGTGTACCTGCCCGAGGACCCGGGCGGCGTGAACGCGGCGGCGAAGAAGGGCGTGTTCACGCTGCCCTTCGCCTCGCTCTGGGAGAAGGGCATCCAGGTGGGCATGGGGCAGACGCCCGTGAAGCGCTACGTGCTCATGCTGCGCGACCTGATCATCGCGGGGCGCGCCAAGCCCAGCCTCATCGTGAGCCACCGGCTCGCCCTGAAGGACGCGCCGCACGCGTACGAGAAGTTCGACCAGCGCGCCCCGGGCTTCACCAAGATCATCCTCAAGCCACGCGCCGAGGAGGCCACGGGCGCGCTCGCGTAG
- a CDS encoding L-dopachrome tautomerase-related protein, which translates to MTPALRSLAAAILLGAAAPALAQEAPAGPQGSAAQSLEVAGHFDNMPVGVAVSKDGRLFLAFSRAIDEKEPLSLAEVKDGKPVPFPQGLKQENGAPGKDRLLSVQAVAVDGKNRLWIVDCGKVGANPVVPGTAKLVAVDLATNKVVKTVTFPAKVAGATSFVNDVRFDLTKGKEGTAFLTDASPEGPSGLIVVDLASGKSVRRLDDHPSTKATPGFVAQVEGQPLIQKKGPQAGKPFTAGADGIALDADGQHLFYSPLSSHHLYRVSTVALVDAKKSDKEVAATVEDLGDRGFASDGLIGDGAGRLYLTDYEHNAIVRRDKDGKMETVVKDAKLLWPDTLALAQDGTLYITATQIHRGERMQGTDKRERPFTLWKLSTDSHPMTLKSLKK; encoded by the coding sequence ATGACTCCCGCCCTCCGCTCCCTCGCCGCCGCCATCCTGCTGGGCGCCGCTGCGCCCGCGCTCGCGCAAGAGGCCCCTGCCGGCCCGCAGGGCTCCGCCGCGCAGAGCCTCGAAGTGGCCGGCCACTTCGACAACATGCCGGTGGGCGTCGCCGTCTCCAAGGACGGGCGCCTCTTCCTCGCCTTCTCGCGCGCCATCGACGAGAAGGAGCCCCTCAGCCTCGCCGAGGTGAAGGACGGCAAGCCGGTGCCCTTTCCCCAGGGGCTGAAGCAGGAGAACGGCGCGCCGGGCAAGGACCGGCTGCTCTCGGTGCAGGCGGTGGCGGTGGACGGAAAGAACCGCCTGTGGATCGTGGACTGCGGCAAGGTGGGGGCGAACCCGGTGGTGCCGGGCACCGCGAAGCTCGTCGCCGTGGACCTGGCGACGAACAAGGTGGTGAAGACGGTGACCTTCCCGGCGAAGGTCGCGGGCGCCACCTCCTTCGTCAACGACGTGCGCTTCGACCTGACCAAGGGCAAGGAGGGCACGGCCTTCCTCACCGACGCCTCGCCCGAGGGCCCCAGCGGGCTCATCGTCGTGGACCTCGCGAGCGGCAAGAGCGTGCGCCGGCTCGACGACCATCCCTCCACGAAGGCCACGCCCGGCTTCGTCGCGCAGGTGGAGGGCCAGCCGCTCATCCAGAAGAAGGGCCCGCAGGCCGGAAAGCCCTTCACGGCGGGCGCGGACGGCATCGCGCTGGATGCGGACGGCCAGCACCTCTTCTACTCGCCGCTCAGCAGCCACCACCTGTACCGCGTGAGCACCGTGGCGCTGGTGGACGCGAAGAAGTCGGACAAGGAGGTGGCCGCCACGGTCGAGGACCTCGGCGACCGCGGCTTCGCCTCGGACGGGCTCATCGGTGACGGCGCGGGGCGGCTCTACCTCACCGACTACGAGCACAACGCCATCGTGCGCCGCGACAAGGACGGCAAGATGGAGACGGTGGTGAAGGACGCGAAGCTGCTGTGGCCGGACACGCTCGCGCTCGCCCAGGACGGCACGCTCTACATCACCGCCACGCAGATCCACCGCGGCGAGCGCATGCAGGGCACCGACAAGCGCGAGCGCCCCTTCACCCTCTGGAAGCTGAGCACCGACTCGCACCCAATGACCCTCAAGTCGCTCAAGAAGTGA